The following proteins are co-located in the Pedobacter frigiditerrae genome:
- the mce gene encoding methylmalonyl-CoA epimerase, whose amino-acid sequence MNKIEHIGIAVKNLTNSIDIYQRLLNTDCYKTELVASEYVNTAFLKPGENKVELLEATSPDSPIAKFLEKKGEGIHHIAFLVDDILEEMERLKNEGFTLLNDAPKKGADNKMVCFVHPKDANGVLIELCQEIKWV is encoded by the coding sequence ATGAATAAGATTGAACATATCGGCATTGCCGTAAAAAACTTGACTAATTCCATAGACATTTATCAACGTTTGCTCAATACAGATTGTTATAAAACTGAGCTAGTTGCGTCTGAATATGTGAACACGGCCTTTTTAAAGCCTGGAGAAAATAAAGTCGAATTATTAGAAGCTACTTCTCCCGACAGCCCGATTGCTAAGTTTTTGGAGAAAAAAGGAGAGGGCATTCATCATATTGCTTTTTTGGTTGATGATATTTTAGAAGAAATGGAAAGGTTAAAGAATGAAGGTTTTACCTTGCTAAACGATGCGCCAAAAAAAGGAGCAGATAACAAAATGGTTTGTTTTGTGCATCCTAAAGATGCAAATGGGGTTTTAATAGAGCTTTGCCAGGAGATTAAGTGGGTATAG
- a CDS encoding IscS subfamily cysteine desulfurase, translating into MELPIYLDNNATTPLDPRVLEAMLPYFTTKFGNAASRNHPFGWVAEEGVDYAREQVAKLIGCTEKEIIFTSGATEADNLGIKGVFEMYSEKGNHIITATTEHKAVLDTCKHLEKQGARVTYLKVKEDGLIDLAELEAAMTPETILVTIMYGNNEIGVIQPIKEIAAIAHKHGALFFTDATQAVGKIPVDVNADGIDLMAFSAHKMYGPKGVGALYVRRKNPRVKVTSQMDGGGHERGMRSGTLNVPGIVGLGKACELCRLEMDEEAKRLSTLRDKLETSLTTMEESYVNGNTQHRLPHVANISFKYVEGEGLMMAMKDLAVSSGSACTSASLEPSYVLKSLGLSDDLAHSSIRFGLGRFTTEEEVDYAIENTKKAVNHLRDLSPLWEMFKEGIDLSKIEWAEH; encoded by the coding sequence ATGGAACTTCCGATTTACTTAGATAACAATGCTACCACACCTCTAGATCCTAGAGTATTAGAAGCGATGTTGCCATATTTTACCACCAAATTTGGTAATGCAGCAAGCCGTAACCACCCTTTCGGCTGGGTAGCCGAAGAAGGTGTTGATTATGCTCGTGAGCAGGTGGCAAAATTAATTGGTTGTACTGAAAAAGAAATCATATTTACCTCTGGTGCTACAGAAGCTGATAATTTAGGTATTAAAGGTGTTTTTGAGATGTACTCAGAAAAAGGTAATCACATTATTACTGCAACAACAGAACATAAAGCAGTTTTAGATACTTGTAAACACTTAGAGAAACAAGGTGCAAGAGTTACTTATTTAAAGGTTAAAGAAGACGGTTTAATTGACTTAGCTGAATTAGAAGCTGCAATGACACCAGAAACAATTTTAGTAACCATCATGTATGGTAACAACGAAATTGGAGTAATTCAGCCTATAAAAGAAATTGCTGCAATTGCACATAAACACGGAGCTTTATTTTTTACTGATGCTACACAGGCAGTTGGTAAAATTCCGGTAGATGTAAATGCAGATGGAATTGACTTAATGGCTTTCAGCGCACATAAAATGTACGGACCAAAAGGTGTTGGTGCATTATATGTACGTAGAAAAAACCCAAGGGTTAAAGTTACTTCACAAATGGATGGTGGTGGCCACGAGCGTGGTATGCGTTCTGGAACATTAAACGTACCTGGTATTGTAGGTTTAGGTAAGGCTTGTGAGCTTTGCAGACTAGAAATGGATGAAGAAGCTAAACGTTTATCCACTTTGCGTGATAAATTAGAAACATCTTTAACTACAATGGAAGAAAGTTATGTAAATGGTAACACACAACATCGTTTACCACATGTAGCTAACATCTCTTTCAAATATGTAGAGGGTGAAGGCTTAATGATGGCAATGAAAGATTTAGCTGTATCTTCTGGATCAGCTTGTACTTCAGCTTCATTAGAACCATCTTACGTATTAAAGAGTTTAGGTTTATCAGATGATTTAGCACACTCTTCTATCCGTTTCGGATTAGGTCGTTTTACTACCGAAGAAGAAGTTGATTACGCAATAGAGAATACAAAAAAAGCAGTTAACCACTTAAGAGACCTTTCTCCACTTTGGGAAATGTTTAAAGAAGGAATTGACTTGAGTAAAATCGAGTGGGCGGAACACTAA
- the iscU gene encoding Fe-S cluster assembly scaffold IscU, with protein sequence MAYSEKVMEHYTNPRNVGTLNKDSKSVGTGLVGAPECGDVMRLQIEVDANNVITDAKFKTFGCGSAIASSSLATEWLKGKTIDEALTIDNMDIVEELALPPVKIHCSVLAEDAIKSAINDYRVKNGLEAFELAKSHH encoded by the coding sequence ATGGCATATTCAGAAAAAGTAATGGAACACTATACCAACCCACGTAACGTTGGTACATTAAATAAAGACAGCAAATCTGTTGGTACAGGTTTAGTTGGCGCTCCTGAGTGTGGAGACGTAATGCGTTTACAAATTGAAGTAGATGCTAACAATGTAATTACTGATGCTAAATTTAAAACATTTGGTTGTGGTTCGGCAATTGCTTCTTCTTCTTTAGCTACTGAGTGGTTAAAAGGAAAAACAATTGATGAGGCTTTAACTATCGACAATATGGATATTGTTGAAGAATTAGCATTACCACCAGTAAAAATTCACTGTTCTGTTTTAGCAGAAGATGCAATTAAATCAGCAATTAACGATTACCGCGTTAAAAATGGTTTAGAAGCATTTGAATTGGCTAAATCACACCACTAA
- a CDS encoding HesB/IscA family protein: protein MITITDKAKSKIDHLMQDSEMGSDYFLRVSVKGGGCSGLSYNLDFDNEEQKGDQFFEDRGIRIALDMKSFLYLAGTELDFTDGLNGKGFAFNNPNASRSCGCGESFSV from the coding sequence ATGATAACGATAACCGATAAAGCAAAAAGCAAAATAGACCACCTAATGCAGGATTCTGAGATGGGTTCTGATTACTTTTTACGCGTTTCTGTAAAAGGAGGTGGTTGCTCTGGTTTGTCTTATAATTTAGATTTTGATAACGAAGAGCAAAAAGGCGATCAATTTTTTGAAGATCGTGGTATCAGGATAGCCTTAGACATGAAGTCATTTTTATACCTAGCAGGTACAGAACTTGATTTTACTGACGGCTTAAATGGTAAAGGATTTGCCTTCAATAACCCTAACGCTAGTCGCTCATGTGGCTGTGGCGAAAGTTTTTCTGTTTAA
- a CDS encoding long-chain fatty acid--CoA ligase, which produces MVSFNEFSTVPSLLRNVVENIHKPEETFLIHKKNTTWEEISFKDTLLRADAISAFFLEKGIAKGDRLGLMIENSPEYVYFDQGIQQIGAINTSIYPTLSEHEVEYIINDSGIKAILIGNPFLFKKILKISANCQELKYIIPAFAGYEKVAIPEANKAEIIAFTTLLEKTVSKEEQHLINQRRREVLPADVSSLIYTSGTTGTPKGVMLTHNNFVENVNVCLQQIPVIDETETFLSFLPLSHVFERTATYHVCCAQGCKIAFAQSLELLAKNMGEVRPTVMSCVPRLLERIHDKAIKSGTAGGGTKAKIFTWALTTGNDYRVKKEAGKNPGLILGAKKAIAEKLVFSKIKEKTGGRLKFMISGGAALPKNVGEFFGDLGIKILEGFGLTETSPVMSVTEYHRQVYGTVGRVIPGIEVGIQNYDTKEILTIQTHDSFNEDFQSEEGELIVRGHCVMKGYFNKPAETAEAIDRDKWFHTGDIARFYKGNLQITDRLKNMIVNAYGKNVYPTPVENIYLKSPKIEQLFLIGDKREFITAIIIPNRETLQETFNLKESFFQEGGDFIENPEIKEWFEKDIKKISNELAKFERIKNFKIKRNPFSMEEGEITPTMKVKRRVVEKKYADAINAMYEEGVEAE; this is translated from the coding sequence ATGGTATCCTTTAACGAATTCTCTACGGTTCCTAGTTTATTACGCAACGTAGTAGAAAACATCCATAAACCTGAAGAGACATTCTTAATTCATAAAAAAAATACAACTTGGGAAGAAATTTCTTTCAAAGACACTCTACTAAGAGCTGATGCGATTTCTGCATTCTTTCTAGAAAAAGGAATTGCCAAAGGCGATAGATTGGGTTTAATGATAGAAAACTCCCCTGAATATGTTTATTTCGATCAAGGTATTCAGCAGATTGGCGCTATCAATACATCAATTTATCCAACCTTATCAGAACACGAAGTAGAATATATTATCAATGATTCTGGAATTAAAGCTATTCTAATTGGTAATCCATTTTTGTTCAAGAAGATTTTAAAGATATCGGCCAATTGCCAAGAACTAAAATACATCATTCCGGCTTTTGCAGGTTATGAAAAAGTGGCTATCCCAGAAGCTAACAAAGCTGAAATTATCGCTTTTACTACGTTATTGGAAAAAACGGTAAGCAAGGAAGAGCAACACTTGATTAACCAAAGAAGAAGAGAGGTTTTACCTGCAGATGTATCTTCCTTAATTTATACATCGGGAACTACAGGAACTCCAAAGGGCGTAATGTTAACCCACAATAATTTTGTAGAAAATGTAAATGTGTGTTTGCAACAGATCCCTGTGATTGATGAAACGGAAACTTTCCTTTCTTTTTTACCACTTTCGCACGTGTTTGAGCGCACCGCCACTTACCATGTATGTTGCGCACAAGGTTGTAAAATCGCTTTTGCACAGAGCTTAGAATTATTAGCTAAAAACATGGGTGAAGTAAGGCCAACAGTGATGTCTTGCGTTCCACGTTTGTTAGAGCGTATTCACGATAAAGCAATTAAGTCTGGAACAGCAGGTGGCGGAACAAAAGCTAAAATATTTACTTGGGCTTTGACAACAGGGAATGATTATCGCGTTAAAAAAGAAGCAGGTAAAAACCCAGGCTTAATTTTAGGCGCTAAAAAAGCAATTGCAGAGAAATTAGTGTTCAGTAAAATCAAAGAAAAAACTGGTGGTCGCTTAAAGTTTATGATTTCTGGTGGTGCTGCCCTACCTAAAAATGTGGGTGAGTTTTTTGGTGATTTAGGAATTAAAATTTTAGAAGGTTTTGGATTAACAGAAACTTCGCCGGTAATGTCGGTTACAGAATATCACAGACAAGTTTATGGCACAGTTGGTCGTGTAATACCAGGCATTGAAGTAGGTATCCAGAACTACGACACCAAGGAAATATTAACCATCCAAACACATGATAGTTTCAATGAAGATTTCCAAAGTGAGGAAGGTGAATTAATTGTTCGCGGTCACTGTGTAATGAAAGGCTACTTTAACAAACCTGCAGAAACAGCTGAAGCAATTGATAGAGATAAATGGTTTCATACGGGTGACATTGCCCGTTTTTATAAAGGGAATCTACAAATCACAGATAGGTTAAAGAACATGATTGTGAATGCTTATGGCAAAAATGTTTATCCCACACCCGTGGAGAACATTTATTTAAAAAGCCCTAAGATTGAACAATTGTTCTTAATTGGCGATAAACGTGAGTTCATTACTGCTATTATTATTCCGAATAGGGAAACTTTACAGGAGACTTTTAATTTAAAGGAATCATTCTTCCAAGAAGGTGGAGATTTTATTGAAAATCCAGAGATTAAAGAGTGGTTTGAGAAAGACATCAAAAAGATTTCTAATGAATTAGCAAAGTTCGAGCGTATCAAAAACTTCAAAATAAAGCGTAATCCATTTAGTATGGAAGAAGGTGAAATTACCCCTACAATGAAGGTTAAACGCCGGGTTGTTGAGAAAAAATACGCTGATGCGATTAACGCGATGTATGAAGAAGGTGTTGAGGCGGAATAG